One window of Acetonema longum DSM 6540 genomic DNA carries:
- a CDS encoding homocysteine S-methyltransferase family protein produces MIYLFDGAMGTMLQQAGLPAGACPELWNLEYPDQIAAIHRQYVEAGADIIETNTFGGSRIKLSHYGLEGQVAAINRAAVQAARQACGPHTKVAGSVGPTGRFIEPLGDLSFQDAFNAFAEQITALDQAGADMMIIETIIDIQEMRAALLAAKSVCRKPVICQLTFETDGRTFTGTDAHTAAVILSPLGADVIGANCSLGPAQLLLVLETLVKATHKPISIQPNAGLPTLEGDQTHFPMGPEEFSHWIPKLIAAGAHYVGGCCGTTPQHIKAAREAIDATGATRQSPLLPQPSPYVALASRSKTVYIGQQYPTVVIGERINPTGRRKLAAEIKEGSFTTVKKDALGQLQAGARVLDVNMGVPGIDQAAAMKKAVQELSMLVDAPLAIDTTDPQALEAGLAAFPGRALVNSVSAEPERLEHFLPLAKKYGAAILCLPLAAGGLPATARERVAIAQNIVAAALAAGLSENDLMLDALTLTIATDGEAARQTLATLQLYRQHFGYPTVMGLSNISYGLPRRDMINAAFCAMSLHAGLDAPILNPYDPLMQDILATSAVLLGHDAHARQFSARYAYTPPGFPGAPHEIDTSHILGKIKHCVIQGEKEAVAPLIEQAIQEGYQPLTITDEALTVAMNEVGQAFSAGRSFLPHVMLSAETMRSAFQAIKTYLPAHSVRSLGKVVLATVKGDIHDLGKNIVAALLENNGFTVIDLGKDVPADTIVAACREHQPDIVGLCALMTTTLPQIDHTIRELRAAGSPAHTFTIVGGAVLTKEYAAQAGADAYAANGVVAVELCKSMIASRHL; encoded by the coding sequence GGCAATATGTTGAGGCCGGCGCCGATATCATCGAAACCAATACCTTTGGCGGAAGCCGCATAAAATTATCCCATTACGGCCTTGAAGGTCAGGTAGCGGCTATTAACCGGGCTGCGGTGCAGGCAGCCCGGCAGGCATGCGGCCCTCATACTAAAGTGGCCGGCTCCGTAGGACCCACCGGCCGGTTCATCGAGCCATTAGGCGACTTGTCCTTCCAGGATGCCTTTAACGCCTTTGCCGAGCAAATCACCGCTCTGGACCAGGCCGGAGCCGATATGATGATCATTGAAACCATTATTGATATTCAGGAAATGCGCGCCGCTCTGCTGGCAGCCAAGTCAGTTTGCCGCAAACCGGTTATCTGCCAGCTGACATTCGAAACTGACGGACGCACCTTCACCGGCACCGACGCCCATACCGCCGCAGTGATCCTGTCGCCCCTTGGTGCCGATGTGATCGGCGCCAATTGTTCCCTGGGCCCGGCCCAGCTGCTTCTCGTCCTGGAAACCCTGGTCAAGGCAACCCATAAACCAATCAGCATTCAACCCAATGCCGGCCTTCCTACCCTGGAGGGAGACCAAACCCATTTTCCCATGGGCCCGGAGGAATTTTCCCACTGGATTCCCAAACTTATTGCCGCCGGGGCTCATTATGTGGGAGGCTGCTGCGGCACTACACCGCAGCATATCAAAGCTGCCCGCGAGGCAATTGATGCCACCGGCGCAACCAGACAATCCCCCCTATTGCCGCAGCCCTCTCCTTACGTGGCATTAGCCAGCCGCAGCAAAACTGTCTATATCGGACAGCAATACCCGACGGTAGTAATCGGCGAACGAATTAACCCCACCGGGCGCAGGAAGCTGGCCGCCGAAATTAAAGAAGGCAGTTTCACAACGGTAAAAAAGGATGCCTTGGGTCAGCTCCAAGCCGGCGCCAGAGTATTGGACGTCAATATGGGAGTACCGGGCATTGACCAGGCGGCTGCCATGAAGAAAGCCGTTCAGGAACTCTCGATGCTGGTGGACGCGCCGCTGGCCATCGACACCACTGACCCTCAAGCCCTGGAAGCCGGATTGGCGGCCTTTCCCGGCCGGGCCCTGGTCAACTCGGTCAGCGCCGAGCCAGAAAGGCTGGAACACTTCCTGCCCTTAGCCAAAAAATACGGTGCCGCCATCCTGTGCCTGCCGTTGGCAGCCGGCGGTCTGCCGGCCACAGCCCGGGAACGGGTGGCAATCGCCCAGAACATTGTAGCCGCCGCCTTGGCGGCCGGTCTCTCCGAGAATGACCTGATGCTGGATGCACTGACCCTGACCATCGCCACTGACGGCGAAGCCGCCAGACAAACCCTAGCCACCCTGCAGCTATACCGACAGCACTTTGGCTATCCCACTGTCATGGGTCTCAGCAACATTTCCTACGGACTGCCCCGCCGGGACATGATCAACGCGGCCTTTTGCGCCATGTCCCTTCACGCCGGCCTCGACGCCCCCATCCTCAATCCCTATGACCCACTCATGCAGGATATTCTGGCAACATCAGCCGTACTCCTGGGCCATGATGCCCACGCCCGACAGTTCAGCGCCCGCTATGCCTACACGCCCCCAGGATTTCCCGGTGCTCCCCATGAAATAGATACATCCCATATCCTGGGGAAGATTAAACATTGCGTTATCCAGGGAGAAAAAGAAGCTGTGGCACCTCTGATTGAGCAAGCGATCCAGGAAGGCTATCAGCCTTTGACCATTACCGATGAAGCTTTGACTGTGGCAATGAATGAAGTCGGGCAGGCATTTAGCGCCGGCCGCTCGTTCCTGCCTCATGTCATGCTGTCAGCTGAAACTATGCGCAGCGCTTTTCAGGCCATTAAAACCTATCTGCCGGCCCACTCTGTCCGCAGTTTAGGTAAAGTTGTACTGGCTACCGTAAAAGGCGATATCCACGATCTGGGAAAAAATATTGTAGCCGCTCTTCTGGAAAATAACGGATTCACTGTCATTGATCTCGGCAAAGATGTACCGGCTGATACAATCGTAGCCGCCTGCCGGGAGCATCAGCCCGATATCGTCGGTCTGTGCGCCTTGATGACTACCACCCTGCCGCAAATTGACCATACTATCCGGGAATTAAGAGCGGCCGGCAGCCCGGCACACACCTTCACCATCGTAGGCGGCGCAGTCCTAACCAAAGAATACGCCGCCCAGGCCGGCGCCGACGCTTATGCCGCCAATGGCGTCGTTGCCGTAGAATTATGCAAATCCATGATAGCTTCCCGCCATCTATAG